The genomic stretch ACGGTGTTTTCTTACGAAATATGCATCGCTGGGCAGCTCACGGCATGGTTGCATCCGTATTCCTGCATATGCTGAGGGTATTTTATGCAGGGGCGTTTCGCCCTCCAAAACAGTTCAATTGGGTAATTGGCGTGATATTGTTTGTGTTGACATTGCTATTGAGTTACACGGGATATCTACTGCCATGGGATCAACTTGCGTATTGGGCAGTGAGTGTGGGAGCAAACATGGCAGGAGCCGCTCCTGTATTTGGCGAACAAGTGAAATTCTTGCTTTTAGGGGGTAACACCATAGCAGAGAACACTTTGATCCGATTTTATGTTTTGCACTGTGTGATACTTCCTTTTTTTGTTACTATGCTTCTCGGCATACATTTTTGGAGAGTAAGGAAAGATGGAGGAATAAAACCTTTATTTGAGAAGGAAACGAATATAAAAGAAAATTCCGAGGTTGGCGTTGATGACTAAAAAAGATTATCTGGCTTCCGAAGATATCAAAGGTATGCCTACCCCAAAACGAGTAGTATTTATTAAAAAAGATTCGTCCGCAGCAGTAACTGAATTCGAGAAAAATGAGGTCATGACATTCCCGCATTTGGTGGTGAGAGGCGCCATAGCTTTTCAAATTCTGACAATATCTCTTGCTATAATATCGCTTTTGTTCGATGCTCCTCTGAAAAATATAGCCGATCCATTGCATACCGAAAATCCTGCAAAAGCGCCGTGGTATTTTCTCGGATTGCAGGAACTTTTGCATTATTTTCCACCCTTTATTGCCGGTGTCCTCATCCCGATGTTAGTGATAATTGCTCTCATAATTATTCCG from Candidatus Neomarinimicrobiota bacterium encodes the following:
- a CDS encoding cytochrome b N-terminal domain-containing protein, translating into MNKFIDKIRSSTAWKSIFRSGSIKSNLGRSLLIFNNLFLHVLPVKVKEDTLRFTATFYLGITSFFLFIILTVTGIVLMLYYHPSIPQAYWDMKDLQFVVSNGVFLRNMHRWAAHGMVASVFLHMLRVFYAGAFRPPKQFNWVIGVILFVLTLLLSYTGYLLPWDQLAYWAVSVGANMAGAAPVFGEQVKFLLLGGNTIAENTLIRFYVLHCVILPFFVTMLLGIHFWRVRKDGGIKPLFEKETNIKENSEVGVDD